The nucleotide window GGAGCGGCGGTGACCACACGGCTTTCGCGCAACCGGAACTACCAGCTGCTGTGGGGCAGCCAGGCGCTGTCGGAGGCCGGCTTCAGCGCGTCGATGATCGCGTTGCCGCTGCTGGTGCTGGCGGTGACCGGCTCGCCCGCGCTGTCCGGCGTGGTGCTCGGCGTCGACGCGATGGCCCAGCTGGTCGCCGGCCTGCCCGCGGGCGCGCTGGCGGACCGGTGGGACCGCAAGAAGATCCTGCTCGGCTGCGAAGCGGTGTACGCGCTGGTGGTGGGGAGCCTGGTGGCGGCGATCTGGTGGGACCGCGTGAGCGTCCCGCACCTCATCGCGGTCGCCGCGGTCATGGGCTGCTGCCGGTCGCTGTTCGGCCCGGCCGAAGGCGCGATGCTGGCCGGGGTCGTGCCGTCGGCCCAGCTGCCGACGGCGGTGGCGATGAACTCCGCGCGCGGCGCGCTCGGCCAGCTCTCGGGCACCGCGGTCGGCGGGTTCCTCTACGGCATCGGGCGGGCCGTCCCGTTCGCCTTCGACGTGCTCGTCCACCTGATCTCGCTGGTCGCGCTGACGTTCGTCCGGGCGCCCCGCCGCGAGCCCGCCCAGCCGGCAGGCGGGCACCTCGGCAAGGAGATGGCCGAAGGGCTGCGCTGGGTGTGGAGCGAACGGCACGTGCGCGTCACGGTGGCGTGCGCGGTGAGCCTGAACTTCTTCTTCAGCGCCTACTACATCGTCATCATCGTGCTGGCCAAGGAGCGCGGCGTCACCTCGGGCGAGATCGGCGTGATGGCCGCGATGCTCGGCGTCGGCGGCGTGGTCGGCTCGCTGATCGCGCCCTACCTGCAGCGGCGGCTCAGCCCGTACGTGTCGATCATGAGCGTGTTCTGGGTGCTGACCCTGCTGACCCCGCTGGCCGCCGTGATCCACGACGGCTACCTGCTGGGCGCGCTGTTCGTCGCCATGGCGCTGCTCCCGCCGACGGCGAACACGACGATCGGCACCTACCAGCTGCTGCTCACCCCCGACCGCCTGCGCGGCCGCCTGACCAGCGTGATGGGCGTGATCGGCGGCGTGTCCGCGGCGACCGGGCCCGCCTTCGGCGGCGTGGTGGTGGAGGCGTTCCCCGGCACCGGCGCCGTCGTGCTCTGCGCCGCCGGGATCGCCCTGGTCACCCTGGTCGTCACGGTCAGCCCGACCCTGCGCCGCTTCCCGCGCGCCGACACCCTCGTCCCCGAACCCCAGCCGACGACCGAGGAGAAAACGTCATGACCACCCAGGAATCCGGCGTCTCGTTCGCCTTCGAGGAGCTGCTGGCGCGCTCGGCCGAGCTGCGCGAGCGCGGGCCGGTCCACCACGACGAGGAGCGCGGGCTGTGGCGGGTACTGGACCACCCTGGCGTCTCGCGGGTGCTGTCCGACCCGGCGGCGTTCTCGTCGGACTTCAGCGGGCTGACGCCGGTCCAGGAGGACTTCGAGACCTTCCGCAAGGGCAACTTCGTCGGGATGGACCCGCCGGACCACCGCAAGCTGCGCACCCTGGTCAGCCAGGCGTTCACCCCGCGCGTGGTGGCCGGGCTGGAGCCGCGGATCCGGGCCATCGCCGGCGAGCTGCTCGACGAGGTCGCGGGGGAGTCCCGCTTCGACGTCGTCGACGCGCTGGCGTACCCGCTGCCGATCATCGTGATCGCGGAGCTGCTCGGCGTCCCGGTGGCGGACCGCCCGCTGTTCACCCGCTGGGCCCAGGTGCTGTTCAGCGGCGACCAGCTCGGCGAGTCGGCCGACATGGAAGACATCCAGCGCGCGCTGGACGCGATCGCGCCGACCATCCGCGAGATGAACGCCTACATCCTCGACCACATCCGCCACCACCGCGCCCACCCCGGCCCGGGCCTGACGAGCCGGCTGGTCGAGGCGGAGTTCAACGGCGAGCGCCTGGAGGACCAGGAGATCGTCGGGTTCGTGGCGCTGCTGCTGATCGCGGGCCACATCACGACGACGGCGCTGCTGGGCAACGCGGTGGTGACGTTCGACCGCAACCCGGCCGCGGCGGCGGAGCTGCGGTCGTCACCGGGCGCCCTGCCGCCGGCGCTGGAGGAGGTGCTCCGGATGCTGCCGCCGTTCCCGGAGCTGGGCCGCCGCACGACGGGCGAGACCGAGCTGGGCGGCCACCGCATCCCGGAGAACTCGATCGTGATGGCGGACCTGGCGGCGGCCAACCGCGACCCGGCGTTCTTCGACCGCCCGGACGTGTTCGACCCGGCACGCAACCCCAACCCGCACCTGACGTTCGGCCACGGCATCCACTTCTGCTTCGGCGCCCCGCTGGCGCGGCTGGAGGGGCGGATCGCGTTCGAGGTGCTGTTCGAGCGCTTCCGGGACATGGCGGTCGCGACGGACGCTCCGGTGGTGTTCCAGAACCCGTCGGTGATCGTGAGCGTGCGGCACCTGCCGCTGGACGTGACGCCGGGCTGAAGGCTCGTCTCCCACGCCGTCGGGTGGCCGACGTTCCGGACGGGCCCGGACTGGGTAGCCCACAGGTGTGAGCTGAGCAGGTGATGCCTGCTGCGACGAGTGAGAGGTGATCACATGAGCCAGGGCGACGCCCCGGTCGGGCGATCGGTGAAGACGGCGGCGGCCGGCGTTCGGGATCTCGCCGCGGAGGCCGCGCGGGTAGGGGCGGCCGCGGCCGCGCGGGCGGTCGAAATCACCGATCGGAAGCTGGCCGAGAGCAAGGACGAACTCGCCAAGGTCGGCCGCGCGGCGACCAAGGACCTCGACAAGAGCACGCGGTCATCACGCCGGGACGTGCTGACCCACTCCGGCGCAGCCCGCGACGAGGTGCTGGCCAGGGCGGCGAAGATGCGCGACCCGGGCCGCAAGGCCGCCCAGGCGGTGGCAACGGTGGTGAGCTCGGCGGGAGAGTCCGGCCGCAAGCGGCGCAAGGCCGTGGCGACGGCGAAGCGGGACTTGGCTGTAGCGCTTCAGGAGGCCAAGAGCGTGGCCCGCGGCGAGCGCACCAAGCGAGCCCGCTGGCCATGGCTGCTGGCCCTCGGAGCGGTGGCGGCCGCGATCGTGGCGGTCGTCCAGGTCCGGCGGCCGAACCCGCTGGCCGAGGCGGAGAAGAACGCCTCGGGACAGGGGGACGAGTCGGCGGTGAAGCCCGCGACGCAGCCGACGGGGAAGCCGGCGACGCAGGCGGTGGACAAGCCCGCGACGCAGGCGGGGAAGCCCGCGACGCAGGCGGGGAACACGGCCGCGTTGCCGGCCGAGCAGCCGTCGGCCACGAAGCCGGCGTCGCCGGCGCCCGCGTCGGCGGCGGCCAAGCCTGCTGAGCCCGCTACGGCGGCGAAGCCGGCTCCGAAGCCGGCCCCGTCGCCCGCGAAGCCGGCCGAGCAGGCGAGCAAGGCCGAGGGCGCAAACGGCCGCGCCCCGGCGGGCCGCGGCCAGAACAAGGCCCACTAGCCCGGTTCCCGGCGCCCGCACCCGAGGTGATCACGGGTGCGGGCACCGGCGCGCCCGCGGCCCGAGGTGGTTGCGGGCGTGGGTGCCGGCCCGCCCGCGCCCCGAGGCGATCGCAGGTGGGTGCCGGCCTGCCCACGCCCGAGCAGATCACGGGCACCGACCTGCCCACACCCCGAGAAGACCGCGCGAGCGGCGCACCACCGGCTTGAAAGCGCTTACACTGACCCGGGAACAAGCGGGGGAGGTCGTCGATGGGCTGGCGGTTCGCGGTGAGCACGCTGGGCATGCCGGGCATCCCGGTGCGGGAAGCCGCGCGCACCGCGCTCGCACACGGCTGCGCCGGCCTCGAACTGCGCGTCCACCCCGACGAGGACGTCCACTTGGGACTCTCCGGCCCCGCCACCGACGGCATCCGCTCCCTCCTCGACGGCGAAGGACTGGCTGTCGCCTGCCTGGCCGGCTACGCGAAGGTCGCCGCGGCCGGGGATGACCGGCCCGTCGTCGACGAGCTGAAGGCCCTGATCGACCTGGCGCACCGGATCGGTGCCCCCTCGGTGCGCGTCTTCCCCGGTGGCGACGGGGACGCCCGGCCCCGCATCGGCGCCGTCCTCGATGACCTGCGGGCCGCCGGTGTCCGGTTGCTCGTCGAGACGCACGATTCGCACCCCACCGGTGCCGCCGCGCTCGGCCTCGTCGCCGGGTTCGGGGAACCCGGCCTGGCCGCCGTGCTGTGGGATGCCGTCCACCCGTGGCGCGCCGGCGAAGAACCGGCCGTCACCCGGGAGGTGCTCGGCCCCTACCTCGGCTATTTCCAGGTCAAGGACGCGGTGAGCCGGCAGGACCCGACCCCGCGGCCGCCGGGGGAGGGCGCTGTGCCGCTTGCCGACTGTGGTGAACTGCTGCGTTCGTGGTCCGGGTGGGTGTCACTGGAATGGGAAAAAGCCTGGTACCTCGGCATCCCCACGGTCGACGTCCCGTTGCGTGCGGCCGCGGCCTGGTTCGGCCGGTACGCGCCCGGGTGAGCCGGGCCGCGAACGCATCGCGGCCCGGCACCGGGGTCAGCGGCCGGAGAAGTTCACGTCGCTGCAGAAGTAGTACGACTGGTCGAGGTGGCTCGCCTGCCAGATCGTGTAGACGATGTGCCGCCCCGTCCGGGCGCCCGCGTTCACCGCGACCTGGTACTGCCCGGCCTGCGCGTACCGGCCCGTCTGGGCGACCAGCTCGAGGTTGCCCCAGCCCAGCCGCTGGGTCGCCGGGTCGAAGCCCTGCTTGGTGATGTACACCAGCAGGTAGTCGGCGCCGTGGCGGGCCTGGTCGGTGATGGTGAGGGTGAACCTGTTGTCCTTGTTCGCCGTCTGCCACGCGCCGACCGTGTCGAGGGCGTTGTACCGCGGCGCCTGCGTGCGGCCGCCGCTGCACAGCGTCCCGTCCGGGATCGCGCCCTGGTGGTTGCCCTTGACGCCTTCGCGGTAGAGCCCGTTCCAGTTCCACATCGCGTTCGGGTCGGCCTGCCACGCCTGCCAGCACATCGGGTCCTTCGTCGCCATCGTGGGGTTCTGGAAGTCGCTGCCCCAGCGGTTCCAGCAACCGTAGTTGCGCGACGGCGGATCGGTGGCCGATCCGTGCGCCTCGGCGACACCGGTGAGCACGCCGCCCAGCAGCACGGCGGCGATGGCCGTCACCACCAGGGAAAGCAGGGTCTTGCGTCGGGGAACCACGCTGTCCTCCTTCGTCGGGGCCTGCCTTGGGAGCGCTCCCAAGACCGCGCCGGACGACCATACGCGGACGCCCCGGGGCCAGGCCACCAGGCGATCTCGGGAAACCGTTGTGAGACAGCGCTTTCCGGCACTCAGGGCGAACTGAACGTTCACTGAACGGCGGAAGGCGCCGGCCCCGCGGCGCCCGATCGGTCCCGTCCCGGCGGACGCCCGGTACCCGCGGAGCCGCCCGGCTGCTCCGCACGGGTGTATCCGGAAAAATTGTCACGAGGACCCCAGTCCTTTGAGGACTTGAAGCGATCTTCGGCCGGTGCTATAGAAATAACTGACCTGGTGACATCGCGAGACGATCCGGGGAGTGAACGACGATGCCGGACGAGATCACCCGCACGGCCGACGGGTTCGCCGCGCTGGTGCTGGCCGACCCCGCGTGGGTCCGGGCGGAGTTCGACGCCATCGTGGCCGCGAACTTCGCCCCGCCACCACCATCGCCGGTGCCCGCCGCCCGTCGCCGGGGGATGCCGCGGCCGCCTGCGGTCGTCGGTGTGCCGCGGCGGCGACCGGGAGTTCGTCTGCTCGCCGCGAAGTGCCCGCGGCGGGAGCGGGCTCCTCCGGTTCGGGACGGTGCAAGGAAACGGACACCGAGGAGAGGGGAGTGATGCCGTGACGGCTCCCGGGTTTCCCTCGGCGCCGGTGGGTGCTGCCTGCCCCGGCAGCGGCCGGTGAGACCTGGTCGGGCCCGGCCACCGCGCCTCCAGGCGCATTCCCGCGGCAGCGACGCCGGCGCGCCGGGAGCCGTCGAGTTCGCAGGGTACGGGCAAACGGTTTCGACACGCTGGTTCCTCCGCTGGTCCCGGTGCCGCCCGCCGGCACCGGGACCGGTGCTCACAACGACAGGAATTCGCCCCGCTGCAGCAACGTCACCCGCGTCGGCGGGCGGTGGTGGCGGACCTCTTCGAGGAAGTTCGACACCGGCGAGTGGAACAGGCCGTAGTCGTCGAAGTGCACCGGGACCGCGCGCCGGGGCTCCAGGAGGTTCAGCAGTTCGAGCCCGCCGCGGTGGTCGAGCGTGACGAGCACGCCGAACGCGCGCGTGCCGCCCAGGTGCACGACCGCGAGGTCGAGTTCGGGGAAGTGCTCCCGGATGGTCCGCAGTTCCCGGTGGAGCACCGTGTCCCCGCTGACGTAGATCCGCAGTGGATCCGCCTCGGGCGTCGCGCGGTACTCCAGGACGCTGCCCATGACCGGCGGGAGCAGCCGCCGCATCGGGCCGGGGGCGTGCCGGGCGGGCACGGCCGTCACCGTCAGCCGCGCTGCGCCGCCGGTGAACGTCTCCGACGTCCACGTCGGCAGCGGGAGCGGTGCGTGGAAACCCCGCCGCAGCAGGCGGGTGGCCGCGTGCGCGGTGGTGAGGATCGGGGTGTCGCGGGGCAGTTCGCGCGCGGCGATCCGGTCGAAGTGGTCGCCGTGCAGGTGGGAGAGGACGATCGCGGTCAGCGGCGGCAGGTCTGCCGGCTGCAGCGCGGGTTCGGTGCGCCGCCGGGAGAACAGGCCCTGCCCGAAGGAGGACCACTGGCCGCGGTGCAGGAAGTTCGGGTCGGTGAGCAGGGTGAACGGGCCGAGCCGGAGCACCGTGGTCGCCGTCCCGACGAACATCAGGGAGTCACCGGGCGAATCGTAGGCCGGCATCGCGGTTCCTCTCGCGGATGGGGGGCGCGGCCGGGCGGCCGCGCCCCCGCGGGTCAGCTCCGCGACCGCTCCCGGGCCTCCTGGGCGCGATCGGTGACGTCGCCGGTCGCCGACCGCGCTTCGTCCTTGACGGTGGACGCCGCGTCGGCGGCTTCGGACTTCACCGACTCGGCCGCCTGCTGCGCGGGCTCGCGCAGGTTCTCCTTCAGCTCGCCGGCCACCTGCTGGGCCACCGGGGCCACGTGCTCGCGGGCGAGGTCGGTGGCCTCCCCGGCGAGCCGGCGCTCCGGCTCGCTCGCGGGCAGCAGGGACGACACGAGCCAGCCGGCGCCGAACGCGATCAGGCCGGCGGCCAGCGGGTTGCCCTGCGTACCGCGCCGGATCGACTCCGGGGCCGAGCTGACGGCGTCGGCGGCGGAGCTCACCTTGTCCTGGGCGGCCGAGGCGACCGAGCCGACCTTGTCGCCCGCCGTCGACGCGTGGTCGGACGCGGTACCCATCACCCGGTCCCGCGCGTGGCCCACCGCCGATCGCATCCGGCCGATGCGGCGTTCGACGATCCGGCCCGGGGTCACCTTTTCGGTGAGGGCGTTGACGTCGGTGCTGAGCGCGCGTTGCGTGCCTTCGATTTCGCGGCGGATCCGCTCCGGTTCCGTCATGGTCGTTCGCCTTTCAGTGCGTCCGGGACCTGCTGCAGGGTCTCGACGGTGCGTTCGGGTTTCGGGTTGATCCGGCGGACTTCGCGGCGGCCGGTCGCGTACAGCACGGCGCCGGCGATCGCCCACACGACCGCGACGATCAGCGCGGCCCAGCCGGAGTCCATGACGTTCGCCAGCCCCTGCCACAGGGCGAAGGAGAGGAACAGCAGGACCATGTAGCCGGCGAACCCGGCCCCGCCGAGCATGCCCGCGCCCTTCGCGGCCTTGCCGGCCTCGGTCTTCACTTCGGCCTTCGCCAGCGCCACTTCCTGCCGCACCAGGGTGGAGAGGTCGTGCATGACGTTGGACATCAGCTCGCCGACGGAGGTATCGGCCACATCGACGGGCTCGCCGCGGCGAGCCGAACCGGGTGCCTCGGTCATCACGGCACCTGCCCCGGCGCGGAGAAGCGGGGGCTCGGCTGCGGCCTGTCTTCGGAAGGCCGGGGTCCGCCGGGGCCGCCGGGCGCCGCGGCCGACCGGCTCGGCTGGGGGAGGCCTTCGCCGGGCTGGGGTGCATGGCCGGGACCCGTGCTGCCCGGCTGGGGTGCGTCGTATCCGCCGCGACCGGCACTGCCCGGCTGGGGTGCGTCGTATCCGCCGGGACCGGCACTGCCCGGCTGCGGGAGGCCTTCGCTCGGCTGAGGCGCGTTGTACCCGCCGGGACCCGCACCACCTGGCTGCGGGAGGCCTTCGCCCGGCTGAGGCGCGTTGTACCCGCCCGGAGCCGCATAGCCCGGCTGCGGCAGGTCCGGCTGAGCCGCCACCGCGCCGGCGTGCTGCGGAACCGACGGCGTCGCGGCCGGGCCGGCGTGCTGCGGCGGCGCACCCGCCCGGCCGTCCGGCGAGCTCTCCTCCTTCTGCTGCGCCACCACACCGCGCGTCAGCCGCCCGACGAGGGCGCCGGCGACGGCCGCGCCGAGCAGGAACGTGCCCGGGCGGCGGCGGGCGAAGCGCCGCACCTCGTCCAGGAGGTCGCCCGGTTCGCGGTGCTCGAGCCAGTCGGCGACCGACCGGGTCCGGTCCGACACCTGGCGCGCGACGTCGCCGGCGAGGCCGGGGGAGTCCGACTGCTGGGCCATCCGCTCCAGCTGGCCGGCCAGCTGGTGGAGGCTCTCCGCCGCCTTCCGCTGGCCGTCCTTGGCCTGGGCCTGCAGCTGTTCCCGGCCTTCGCGGACCAGGTCGCGCGCTTCCTGCTGAGCGTGCGCCGCCACGTGCTTGGCCTGGTCCGCCGCCGTCTGCGCGACTTCGCCACCCCGTTCGGCGGCGGTGGTGGCCACCTCGCGGGCTTCGTCCTTGGCGGTGTCCGACGGTGATCCGTTGCCATGCTGCGGCGGTGACTGACCGCCGGGTCCCTGAGTCATCTCGACCTCCTGCGGGAGGGCACTTCCGCGCCTTCGTGGTGCCGGTGGCGGACCACCGGCCTGGTAGGGCGGCTGGCTACCCGGGCGGTCCGGTGATAAACCGGACACCGCCGCAGCGCGACGGCTCAGTTCCCCGGACGGGGAACGTCTCCGCGCCAGGCGCCGGTTTCGCGGCCCCCGCGTTCCTCGATGAAGGTCTTGAACCGGCCGAGGTCGCCCTTGACGCGGCGGTCGAGGATGCCGAGCTTGTCGGCGACGTTCTCGACGAAGCCGTCCGGGTCGATGTCGAGCTGGGCGGTGACCCGGGTGTGCCGGTCGTCGAGGCGGTGGAACGTCACGACACCCGCGTGCGTCGGGCCGGAGTCGGACTTCCAGGCGACCCGCTCGTCCGGGTGCTGCTCGGTGATCGTCGCGTCGAACTCCCGCGTCTGCCCGCCGACGCTGATCTTCCAGCGGGTGTGGGTGTCGTCGAGCTGCCGGATCTCGTCGACACCCTCCATGAAGTGCGGGAAGGACTCGAACTGCGTCCACTGGTTGTAGGCCGTGGTGACGTCGGTCTCGACATCGACGGATTCGGTGACGGTGCTCATCGCGGCCGGTCCTTTCTTCGGGGTGGATCGTCCGGCCCCGGTTACCCGGCAAATCGATGACAAAACGATGCAACCGATCTAGGGTCGGCAGCGACGGAGAGGAGTGCCCGTGACCGACGACGGGACGCCCGCACTGACCGTGCGCGTCCGCACCGTGCCCGAGGCCGTCGTCGTCGCGGCGGCGGGCGACCTCGACCTCGCCACCGCACCGGTGCTGCGCGCGCGGGCGTGGGCGGCGCTGGACGGCAGGCCCGGAGCGTTGATCGTGGATCTGGGCGCGATCACCTTCTGCGGCTCGGCGGGGCTGCAGGTCATCGCCGAGCTCGCCGGCGAAACGACGGCCGCGGACCTGCCGTTCGCGGTGGTCGCCACCGGGCGGCCGGTCCTGCGTTCGCTGCAGGTCACCCGGATGGACACCACGGTGGCGCTGCACCCCACGGTGGACGGCGCCCGCGCGTGGCTCCGGCGGCGACGCCCCGACGGCGGTTAGGCCGGGCCCGCCGGCGGGTAGTCCTCCGCCATGGAAGCGGAGGCGCTGCTGCAGAGCCTGACCCGGGTCGTGACCGCGCTCGACGGCACGGGCATCCGGTTCGCCGTCGCCGGCGGGCTGGCCGTGTACGCCCGCGGCGGGCCGCCGTCGGACCACGACGTCGACCTGTTCCTCAAGCCCGGCGACGCCGACCGCGCGGCGGAGGTGCTCACCGCCGCGGGCCTGCGCCGCGTGCACCCGCCGGAGGACTGGCTGACGAAGGTCTACGACGGCGACATCCTGGTGGACCTCATCCACGGCCCCAACCACCGGCCGGTGACCGACGAGCTGCTCGACCGCGCCGCGCTGATGCGGATCGGGTCCACCGCGGCGCCCGTGGTCTGCGGCACCGACCTGCTGGTGGACAAGCTGCTCGTGCTGAGCGCGCACCGGTGCGACTTCGCGCCGCTGCTGCGGATCGCCCGCGACCTGCGCGAGCAGGTCGACTGGACCGACGTCGCCGTGCAGGTGTCGGCGTCCCCGTACGCCAGGGCGTTCCTGGCGCTGCTCGGCGACCTGGCCGTGATCGACCCGAAGGAGGCTCTCGTGCCCGAACCACCGCAGTACCTCGTCGCCCGGCTCAGCCGGGCACTGGCCGAAGACCCCCGCACCGCCGAGCTCGGCGTGCACGTGACCGTGCGGGGCGAGCACGTCCACCTGACCGGCGAAGTCACCTGCCCCGCGCGCAAGGCGGAGGTGGATGCCGT belongs to Amycolatopsis tolypomycina and includes:
- a CDS encoding sugar phosphate isomerase/epimerase family protein translates to MGWRFAVSTLGMPGIPVREAARTALAHGCAGLELRVHPDEDVHLGLSGPATDGIRSLLDGEGLAVACLAGYAKVAAAGDDRPVVDELKALIDLAHRIGAPSVRVFPGGDGDARPRIGAVLDDLRAAGVRLLVETHDSHPTGAAALGLVAGFGEPGLAAVLWDAVHPWRAGEEPAVTREVLGPYLGYFQVKDAVSRQDPTPRPPGEGAVPLADCGELLRSWSGWVSLEWEKAWYLGIPTVDVPLRAAAAWFGRYAPG
- a CDS encoding DUF3618 domain-containing protein, whose product is MTEPERIRREIEGTQRALSTDVNALTEKVTPGRIVERRIGRMRSAVGHARDRVMGTASDHASTAGDKVGSVASAAQDKVSSAADAVSSAPESIRRGTQGNPLAAGLIAFGAGWLVSSLLPASEPERRLAGEATDLAREHVAPVAQQVAGELKENLREPAQQAAESVKSEAADAASTVKDEARSATGDVTDRAQEARERSRS
- a CDS encoding cytochrome P450, coding for MTTQESGVSFAFEELLARSAELRERGPVHHDEERGLWRVLDHPGVSRVLSDPAAFSSDFSGLTPVQEDFETFRKGNFVGMDPPDHRKLRTLVSQAFTPRVVAGLEPRIRAIAGELLDEVAGESRFDVVDALAYPLPIIVIAELLGVPVADRPLFTRWAQVLFSGDQLGESADMEDIQRALDAIAPTIREMNAYILDHIRHHRAHPGPGLTSRLVEAEFNGERLEDQEIVGFVALLLIAGHITTTALLGNAVVTFDRNPAAAAELRSSPGALPPALEEVLRMLPPFPELGRRTTGETELGGHRIPENSIVMADLAAANRDPAFFDRPDVFDPARNPNPHLTFGHGIHFCFGAPLARLEGRIAFEVLFERFRDMAVATDAPVVFQNPSVIVSVRHLPLDVTPG
- a CDS encoding nucleotidyltransferase family protein, coding for MEAEALLQSLTRVVTALDGTGIRFAVAGGLAVYARGGPPSDHDVDLFLKPGDADRAAEVLTAAGLRRVHPPEDWLTKVYDGDILVDLIHGPNHRPVTDELLDRAALMRIGSTAAPVVCGTDLLVDKLLVLSAHRCDFAPLLRIARDLREQVDWTDVAVQVSASPYARAFLALLGDLAVIDPKEALVPEPPQYLVARLSRALAEDPRTAELGVHVTVRGEHVHLTGEVTCPARKAEVDAVVGEYLTGELVHNDVRVADVREPASAEEIGR
- a CDS encoding MFS transporter, which gives rise to MTTRLSRNRNYQLLWGSQALSEAGFSASMIALPLLVLAVTGSPALSGVVLGVDAMAQLVAGLPAGALADRWDRKKILLGCEAVYALVVGSLVAAIWWDRVSVPHLIAVAAVMGCCRSLFGPAEGAMLAGVVPSAQLPTAVAMNSARGALGQLSGTAVGGFLYGIGRAVPFAFDVLVHLISLVALTFVRAPRREPAQPAGGHLGKEMAEGLRWVWSERHVRVTVACAVSLNFFFSAYYIVIIVLAKERGVTSGEIGVMAAMLGVGGVVGSLIAPYLQRRLSPYVSIMSVFWVLTLLTPLAAVIHDGYLLGALFVAMALLPPTANTTIGTYQLLLTPDRLRGRLTSVMGVIGGVSAATGPAFGGVVVEAFPGTGAVVLCAAGIALVTLVVTVSPTLRRFPRADTLVPEPQPTTEEKTS
- a CDS encoding MBL fold metallo-hydrolase, with amino-acid sequence MPAYDSPGDSLMFVGTATTVLRLGPFTLLTDPNFLHRGQWSSFGQGLFSRRRTEPALQPADLPPLTAIVLSHLHGDHFDRIAARELPRDTPILTTAHAATRLLRRGFHAPLPLPTWTSETFTGGAARLTVTAVPARHAPGPMRRLLPPVMGSVLEYRATPEADPLRIYVSGDTVLHRELRTIREHFPELDLAVVHLGGTRAFGVLVTLDHRGGLELLNLLEPRRAVPVHFDDYGLFHSPVSNFLEEVRHHRPPTRVTLLQRGEFLSL
- a CDS encoding lytic polysaccharide monooxygenase auxiliary activity family 9 protein, which encodes MVPRRKTLLSLVVTAIAAVLLGGVLTGVAEAHGSATDPPSRNYGCWNRWGSDFQNPTMATKDPMCWQAWQADPNAMWNWNGLYREGVKGNHQGAIPDGTLCSGGRTQAPRYNALDTVGAWQTANKDNRFTLTITDQARHGADYLLVYITKQGFDPATQRLGWGNLELVAQTGRYAQAGQYQVAVNAGARTGRHIVYTIWQASHLDQSYYFCSDVNFSGR
- a CDS encoding phage holin family protein, yielding MTEAPGSARRGEPVDVADTSVGELMSNVMHDLSTLVRQEVALAKAEVKTEAGKAAKGAGMLGGAGFAGYMVLLFLSFALWQGLANVMDSGWAALIVAVVWAIAGAVLYATGRREVRRINPKPERTVETLQQVPDALKGERP
- a CDS encoding SRPBCC family protein, whose amino-acid sequence is MSTVTESVDVETDVTTAYNQWTQFESFPHFMEGVDEIRQLDDTHTRWKISVGGQTREFDATITEQHPDERVAWKSDSGPTHAGVVTFHRLDDRHTRVTAQLDIDPDGFVENVADKLGILDRRVKGDLGRFKTFIEERGGRETGAWRGDVPRPGN
- a CDS encoding STAS domain-containing protein, which encodes MTDDGTPALTVRVRTVPEAVVVAAAGDLDLATAPVLRARAWAALDGRPGALIVDLGAITFCGSAGLQVIAELAGETTAADLPFAVVATGRPVLRSLQVTRMDTTVALHPTVDGARAWLRRRRPDGG